From the genome of Virgibacillus siamensis, one region includes:
- a CDS encoding YebC/PmpR family DNA-binding transcriptional regulator, with amino-acid sequence MAGHSKWKNIQRRKNAQDAKKGKIFMRHAKDIYTAAKQGGGDPDTNPSLRTAIDKAKGDNMPNDNIDRAVKKATGTLDGASFEEITYEGYGPGGVAVIVQVLTDNKNRTAAEVRHAFKKNDGNLGENGSVSFMFDRKGYIVVTNEDGSIDEDEISLEAIEAGADDIVTQDDAYEIYTAPENFTNVCDDLRESGYELEESEITFFPQTLSNPAEDDLKKMLNLIDMLEDSEDVQDIYHNLEDAE; translated from the coding sequence ATGGCTGGTCATTCTAAATGGAAGAATATACAGAGAAGAAAAAATGCTCAGGATGCGAAAAAAGGCAAAATCTTCATGCGCCATGCAAAAGATATATACACGGCTGCAAAACAGGGTGGCGGAGATCCTGATACCAATCCATCACTCCGGACAGCGATTGATAAGGCAAAAGGGGATAATATGCCGAATGATAATATTGATCGTGCTGTTAAAAAAGCGACCGGGACACTTGATGGAGCGAGCTTTGAGGAGATCACCTATGAGGGATACGGTCCTGGCGGGGTTGCTGTAATTGTCCAGGTATTAACGGATAATAAAAATAGGACTGCAGCAGAAGTACGTCATGCATTTAAAAAGAATGACGGCAACTTGGGTGAAAATGGCAGTGTTTCCTTTATGTTTGATCGAAAAGGGTATATTGTTGTCACAAATGAAGATGGTTCCATCGATGAAGATGAGATAAGTCTGGAAGCTATTGAGGCCGGAGCGGATGACATCGTCACACAGGATGATGCATATGAAATTTATACAGCGCCCGAAAATTTCACAAATGTGTGTGATGATTTACGGGAAAGCGGGTATGAATTGGAGGAATCCGAAATTACCTTCTTTCCACAAACGTTAAGTAATCCTGCCGAAGATGATTTGAAAAAGATGCTTAACCTGATCGATATGCTGGAAGATAGTGAAGATGTCCAGGATATTTATCATAATTTGGAGGATGCAGAATAA
- a CDS encoding YhcN/YlaJ family sporulation lipoprotein, translating into MRFAKIFCLLLCGVFLVACSENRDSATDSHDQLNSDPIHYETDKEHNDRIDDHPENIAEKGGYPQSDRDRLNVGDEDAKTDLYTNEWTMSISKHLKQRKDVKQAQVAATDDKIVVGVLVNEYAQKGMKKKIKAEVEQMVPGRKVVVYTDRIYWDKMRDEDAEPDQLNGDMEEFLDEFFNRERD; encoded by the coding sequence ATGCGTTTCGCTAAAATATTTTGTTTGTTGTTATGTGGGGTTTTTCTTGTCGCGTGTTCTGAAAACAGGGATTCAGCGACAGATTCTCATGATCAATTAAATTCTGACCCAATCCATTATGAAACAGACAAAGAACACAATGATCGGATTGATGATCACCCTGAAAATATTGCGGAAAAGGGTGGTTATCCTCAAAGTGACCGGGACCGGTTAAATGTTGGGGATGAAGATGCCAAGACAGACCTTTATACGAATGAATGGACCATGTCAATATCGAAACATTTAAAACAACGGAAAGATGTTAAGCAAGCCCAGGTCGCAGCAACCGATGATAAAATCGTGGTAGGTGTTTTGGTAAATGAATATGCTCAAAAAGGCATGAAGAAAAAAATTAAAGCTGAAGTGGAACAAATGGTGCCTGGACGAAAAGTAGTCGTTTATACGGACAGAATCTACTGGGATAAAATGCGGGATGAAGATGCGGAACCAGATCAGCTGAATGGGGATATGGAAGAGTTTTTGGACGAATTCTTCAACCGGGAACGCGATTGA
- the nadE gene encoding NAD(+) synthase gives MKQNVEAIVKWLQEQIHETGVKGLLVGVSGGLDSAVVAHLIKCAAPDHSLGVIMPLKSSRESLDHSQKVVESCGISHMTIDLEETHNVLYSTVKEQLKAKNEFQEKNAQLADANLRARLRMSTLYTLATNYNYLVVGTDNASEWYTGYFTKYGDGGVDILPIVEFTKQEIREMAAYLGVPADVVNKKPSADLWDGQTDEDEMGTSYDRIDAYLEGETIPEQDKEIIERMHKRTEHKRHGAKQFRFRNK, from the coding sequence ATGAAACAAAACGTAGAAGCAATTGTAAAATGGCTGCAGGAACAAATTCATGAGACTGGTGTAAAAGGATTACTTGTCGGCGTTAGCGGCGGGTTGGATTCAGCTGTCGTGGCTCATCTGATCAAGTGTGCTGCCCCGGATCATTCACTTGGTGTAATTATGCCGTTGAAGAGCAGCCGGGAAAGTCTTGACCACAGCCAAAAGGTGGTGGAAAGTTGTGGTATAAGCCATATGACCATTGATCTTGAAGAAACGCACAATGTTTTATATTCGACGGTTAAAGAGCAGCTGAAAGCTAAAAACGAATTTCAGGAAAAAAATGCTCAACTGGCTGATGCAAACTTAAGAGCAAGATTACGGATGAGCACACTTTATACACTGGCAACCAATTATAATTATCTTGTAGTTGGAACAGATAATGCATCGGAATGGTATACCGGATATTTTACCAAATACGGTGACGGCGGGGTTGATATACTGCCAATTGTTGAATTTACGAAGCAGGAAATTCGGGAAATGGCAGCGTATCTTGGGGTGCCTGCTGATGTGGTCAACAAAAAGCCCAGCGCTGATTTGTGGGATGGTCAGACAGATGAAGATGAAATGGGCACATCATATGATAGAATTGATGCCTATTTGGAAGGGGAAACAATTCCTGAACAGGATAAGGAAATCATTGAACGCATGCATAAACGTACCGAACACAAACGCCATGGCGCAAAACAATTCCGTTTCAGAAATAAATGA
- the safA gene encoding SafA/ExsA family spore coat assembly protein, with amino-acid sequence MKIHIVQKGDTLWEISQQYGVDFEQVKEMNPQLSSPDMIMPGMKIKIPGTSKTVKNESTAPKEMKMPKAEHPYKDTSPEPKPVMEKEEKKPEKKMEKKPEEMKMPEMPMQPMPQMPVMDQDLINYTMINFPQMQQSPQPTKPHMNHKMQMPPQPMPMQMIPVCCHCHKPCCAPPPPPPMHHGMQHGPKKGDCGCGGPKPPHFRQMEPFEPPMEREMPVRPKDNPYMTQPGFYGVPFTSSDGRFDTNINQHANSGNFAEDIAADLDHTPAPEPPDFGTEPAYNFREDSNEPED; translated from the coding sequence TTGAAGATTCACATCGTTCAAAAGGGAGATACATTGTGGGAAATTTCACAGCAGTATGGTGTTGATTTCGAGCAGGTAAAAGAGATGAACCCGCAATTGTCAAGTCCTGATATGATTATGCCTGGTATGAAAATTAAAATCCCCGGAACATCGAAAACGGTGAAAAACGAAAGTACGGCTCCAAAAGAAATGAAAATGCCTAAAGCAGAACACCCGTATAAAGATACATCGCCGGAACCAAAGCCTGTTATGGAAAAGGAGGAAAAGAAGCCAGAGAAGAAAATGGAAAAGAAACCTGAAGAGATGAAAATGCCTGAGATGCCGATGCAGCCAATGCCGCAGATGCCAGTGATGGACCAGGATCTTATCAATTATACCATGATCAATTTTCCACAAATGCAGCAATCTCCCCAGCCGACTAAACCGCACATGAATCACAAGATGCAAATGCCTCCGCAACCAATGCCAATGCAAATGATTCCAGTCTGTTGTCATTGTCACAAGCCTTGCTGCGCACCACCGCCGCCACCTCCTATGCATCATGGAATGCAGCATGGACCTAAAAAAGGCGATTGTGGCTGTGGAGGACCAAAACCGCCTCATTTTAGGCAAATGGAACCTTTTGAGCCTCCAATGGAAAGGGAGATGCCTGTCAGACCGAAAGATAATCCATACATGACGCAGCCAGGGTTTTATGGTGTTCCATTTACTTCTTCAGACGGTCGTTTTGATACGAATATAAATCAGCATGCAAATTCCGGGAATTTTGCGGAAGACATTGCAGCAGATTTGGATCATACGCCAGCTCCGGAACCACCGGATTTTGGAACGGAACCGGCATATAACTTCCGAGAGGATTCGAATGAACCGGAAGACTAG
- the pheA gene encoding prephenate dehydratase, protein MGSIGYLGPKGTFTKLAVDSVFNGGDKHSFDTIPECIDAVGNDQIDIGVVPLENAIEGTVQLTVDYLVHQVRLPVIAEIVVPIQQHLLVNKAFTGDMGDIKEIHSHSHAIAQCHQFIHKYLPDADINFTTSTGRAAELVGSGDGNIAAIGNKLAAEEYDLQIWKEDIHDYPNNHTRFAVIAKDESLVQLNHQVNTEKTSLLITLPSDYAGALYQVLAAFAWRKMNLSKIESRPMKTGLGNYFFIVDVNQPFDDVLFPGVKAELEALGCKVQILGTYPVYEIKL, encoded by the coding sequence GTGGGAAGCATAGGATACTTAGGTCCAAAAGGGACGTTTACAAAATTAGCAGTTGATTCAGTATTTAACGGTGGAGATAAACACAGTTTTGATACCATTCCGGAATGTATTGATGCAGTCGGTAATGATCAGATCGATATTGGCGTTGTACCGCTTGAGAATGCAATCGAGGGTACAGTTCAATTAACGGTGGATTATCTGGTCCATCAGGTACGGTTGCCAGTAATTGCAGAAATTGTTGTACCAATACAGCAGCATTTACTTGTAAATAAAGCATTTACTGGTGATATGGGTGATATTAAAGAAATTCATTCACATAGTCACGCCATTGCACAATGTCATCAGTTTATTCATAAATATTTACCTGATGCTGACATAAATTTTACAACGTCAACCGGAAGAGCAGCTGAATTGGTTGGATCCGGCGATGGGAATATTGCAGCAATCGGAAATAAACTTGCCGCTGAGGAATATGATCTTCAGATTTGGAAGGAAGATATTCACGACTATCCCAACAACCATACCCGATTTGCAGTAATTGCCAAAGATGAAAGTCTTGTTCAGTTGAATCATCAAGTGAATACCGAAAAAACCAGCTTGCTGATAACACTCCCAAGCGATTATGCAGGGGCACTGTACCAGGTACTTGCAGCATTCGCATGGCGCAAGATGAATTTGTCCAAAATTGAATCACGGCCGATGAAAACCGGTCTTGGTAATTATTTTTTCATTGTGGATGTTAATCAGCCTTTTGATGATGTACTTTTTCCGGGCGTCAAAGCTGAACTGGAAGCGTTAGGCTGCAAGGTACAAATTCTCGGTACATATCCAGTGTATGAGATTAAGCTGTAA
- the obgE gene encoding GTPase ObgE — translation MFVDQVSVFVKAGDGGNGLVGYRREKYVPKGGPAGGDGGNGGNVIFKVDEGLNTLMDFRYKKHYKAKRGENGMSKNQHGKNAEPLIVSVPPGTTVHDENTGEVIADLTLHNQEAVIAQGGRGGRGNSRFASPKNPAPAFAENGEPGIERHIKVELKLIADVGLVGFPSVGKSTLLSVISAAKPKIADYHFTTLAPNLGVVETGDQRSFVIADLPGLIEGAHEGVGLGYQFLRHVERTRVILHVVDMAATEGRDPYDDFLNINEELKAYDSKLVERPQIIAANKMEMPGAEENLKEFQAKVSGKYPVFAISALTKQGLNDILFELADTLDKIPKQASEPDNAEEEVVYRFKKEEVPFVISRDSDGAFVLSGPKIEKLFKMTDFSRDEGVQRFSRQIRGMGVDDALRKRGAKDGDIIRLMDFEFEFIE, via the coding sequence ATGTTTGTCGATCAGGTTAGTGTTTTTGTTAAAGCAGGGGATGGCGGTAATGGCTTAGTTGGTTATCGTCGTGAAAAATACGTGCCTAAGGGCGGTCCTGCCGGCGGAGACGGAGGAAATGGCGGGAATGTCATTTTTAAAGTGGACGAAGGCTTAAATACATTAATGGACTTTCGTTATAAAAAACATTATAAAGCAAAACGCGGTGAAAATGGGATGAGCAAGAACCAGCATGGTAAAAATGCGGAACCGCTGATTGTTTCAGTGCCGCCGGGGACAACCGTGCACGATGAGAATACCGGTGAAGTTATTGCCGATTTGACCTTGCATAATCAGGAAGCGGTTATAGCCCAAGGTGGACGAGGAGGCAGAGGGAATTCAAGATTTGCCAGTCCAAAAAATCCGGCACCGGCCTTTGCCGAAAATGGGGAACCGGGAATTGAACGTCATATAAAGGTTGAACTGAAATTAATTGCGGATGTTGGGCTGGTAGGATTTCCAAGTGTCGGAAAATCAACACTGCTTTCCGTTATTAGTGCAGCAAAACCTAAAATTGCTGATTATCATTTCACTACATTGGCACCTAATCTTGGTGTTGTTGAAACCGGTGATCAGCGAAGTTTCGTGATTGCTGATCTCCCCGGACTAATAGAAGGTGCACACGAAGGCGTTGGCCTTGGGTATCAGTTTTTGCGGCATGTGGAACGGACAAGGGTGATTCTTCACGTGGTTGATATGGCGGCAACAGAGGGCAGAGATCCTTATGATGACTTTTTGAATATCAATGAAGAATTAAAAGCATATGACTCAAAGCTGGTGGAACGCCCGCAAATAATTGCAGCCAATAAAATGGAAATGCCCGGTGCGGAAGAGAATTTAAAAGAATTTCAAGCTAAGGTGTCAGGGAAATACCCCGTTTTTGCCATTTCGGCTCTGACAAAGCAGGGATTAAATGATATATTATTTGAATTAGCAGATACCTTGGATAAAATCCCTAAACAAGCATCTGAACCGGATAATGCGGAGGAAGAAGTAGTTTACCGCTTTAAAAAAGAGGAAGTACCCTTTGTCATATCACGGGATTCAGATGGTGCTTTTGTATTGTCCGGTCCAAAAATTGAAAAGTTGTTTAAAATGACTGATTTTTCAAGGGATGAAGGTGTACAGCGATTCTCCAGACAGATTCGTGGCATGGGAGTGGATGATGCACTTCGTAAACGTGGAGCAAAAGATGGAGATATTATCAGGTTGATGGATTTTGAATTCGAGTTTATTGAGTAA
- a CDS encoding Spo0B domain-containing protein has translation MNEEDVINLLRHYRHDLLNHLQVVQGYLSMQKPEKAKNKMNALMEFLDEERKLVNLNAPAFALYILQFNTYYENVRLSYTIHTNQRDLQKADNLLVRQCEQIMMHVSEITDKMNLYTIHLQLGDKPDHSGMNVDIFIEGTFATEFKLNGKESMDMPVQVSHCENGIECNFEVPCK, from the coding sequence ATGAACGAAGAAGATGTGATTAATCTTTTACGGCACTACCGGCATGATTTATTGAATCATTTGCAGGTCGTACAAGGTTATTTGAGCATGCAAAAACCGGAAAAAGCAAAGAATAAAATGAACGCACTGATGGAATTTCTTGATGAAGAACGGAAGCTTGTTAATTTAAATGCACCAGCGTTTGCTCTTTATATTTTGCAGTTTAATACGTATTATGAGAACGTGAGACTTTCCTACACAATACATACGAATCAGCGGGATTTACAAAAGGCTGATAATCTACTTGTCAGGCAATGTGAACAGATTATGATGCACGTATCGGAAATAACTGATAAAATGAATCTTTATACGATACACCTGCAGTTGGGTGACAAGCCGGATCATTCAGGAATGAACGTTGATATTTTTATTGAAGGAACTTTTGCTACAGAATTTAAATTAAATGGTAAGGAAAGCATGGATATGCCTGTACAAGTGAGCCATTGTGAAAATGGTATCGAATGTAACTTTGAGGTTCCATGCAAGTGA
- the rpmA gene encoding 50S ribosomal protein L27: MLRLDLQFFSQKKGAGSTKNGRDSESKRLGAKRGDGQFVTGGSILFRQRGTKIYPGTNVGRGGDDTLFSKIDGVVKYERYGRDRKKVSVYPVAKEA, encoded by the coding sequence ATGCTACGTCTTGATTTGCAGTTTTTCTCACAGAAAAAAGGTGCCGGTAGTACAAAGAACGGCCGTGACTCTGAGTCAAAACGTCTTGGTGCCAAACGCGGAGACGGCCAGTTTGTTACAGGTGGATCTATTTTGTTCCGTCAGCGCGGTACAAAAATTTATCCAGGTACAAACGTTGGCCGCGGTGGAGATGACACGTTGTTCTCCAAAATTGACGGTGTTGTAAAATATGAACGGTACGGACGCGATCGTAAAAAGGTCAGTGTTTATCCGGTTGCCAAAGAAGCATAG
- a CDS encoding ribosomal-processing cysteine protease Prp, whose protein sequence is MINVTVYRKNNQITGFELSGHADSGPYGYDLVCAGVSAVSFGAVNAVMELTDTKLAIDQGSEGGYLRVTIPEAVAQDKMEQIQLLFEGMIISLETIVQEYRQFIEIEHK, encoded by the coding sequence ATGATTAATGTAACTGTATATCGGAAAAACAATCAAATAACAGGTTTTGAATTATCGGGACATGCGGATAGTGGTCCATACGGCTACGATCTGGTGTGTGCCGGTGTTTCGGCGGTATCATTTGGTGCAGTCAATGCAGTTATGGAATTGACGGATACGAAACTGGCAATTGATCAGGGATCAGAAGGCGGCTATCTTCGGGTAACGATACCTGAAGCGGTAGCGCAGGATAAGATGGAACAAATCCAACTCTTATTTGAGGGCATGATCATTTCGCTGGAAACGATTGTACAGGAGTATCGTCAGTTTATAGAGATTGAACATAAATAA
- the rplU gene encoding 50S ribosomal protein L21: protein MYAIIETGGKQVKVEEGQEIYIEKVAANENDAVTFDKVLFVGGDDVKVGAPYVSGATVTAKVEKHGRQKKVTVFKYKRRKNYHRKQGHRQPYTKLVIDKINA from the coding sequence ATGTACGCAATTATTGAAACAGGCGGTAAGCAGGTAAAGGTTGAAGAAGGTCAGGAAATTTACATTGAAAAAGTTGCAGCAAATGAAAATGACGCTGTTACATTCGACAAAGTGCTTTTTGTTGGTGGAGATGATGTGAAAGTTGGCGCTCCATACGTAAGCGGCGCAACTGTTACAGCTAAAGTTGAAAAACATGGCCGTCAGAAAAAGGTTACTGTTTTCAAGTATAAGCGCAGAAAGAATTATCATCGCAAACAAGGTCATCGTCAGCCATATACGAAATTAGTAATTGATAAAATTAATGCGTAA
- a CDS encoding site-2 protease family protein produces the protein MLRNALPEIRLHPILMVFLVISFLTGTFVSLFIILAIVMVHELGHYVMAVYFRWRIRRIMIWIFGGVMDTDEHGTRPLYEEILVTIAGPLQHVLIYLVLLLLAQGEFIPLSLIDLALFYNTVILVFNLLPVWPLDGGKLLFLLLSYKLPYRKAYDQVILFSMAACIIGLIVQLFFMSFTLSSFMLFLFLLMENRTDWKQRYYVFIRFLLRRYYGQTYVKGLLPIEVSHESVLMHVFSKFHREKKHPIYIKYPGTQRRSIDEMDCLHSYFHERDVQKTIGEVGSGPS, from the coding sequence ATGCTTCGTAATGCCTTGCCGGAAATACGACTGCATCCGATTTTGATGGTTTTTCTTGTCATTTCTTTTTTAACCGGGACATTTGTATCGCTATTTATTATATTAGCTATTGTAATGGTGCATGAACTGGGGCACTATGTAATGGCTGTTTATTTCAGGTGGCGGATTAGAAGGATTATGATCTGGATTTTCGGCGGGGTAATGGATACGGATGAGCATGGTACAAGACCGTTGTATGAGGAAATACTTGTAACAATTGCAGGTCCTTTGCAACATGTGCTGATTTATTTGGTTCTCCTATTGCTTGCACAGGGTGAATTCATTCCATTGTCACTTATTGACTTGGCTCTTTTTTATAATACGGTTATTCTTGTATTTAATTTACTTCCGGTTTGGCCGCTCGATGGGGGAAAGCTTTTATTTCTCCTTCTGTCATATAAACTCCCGTACAGGAAAGCGTATGACCAGGTTATTCTATTCTCCATGGCAGCATGTATAATTGGGTTGATCGTTCAGTTATTTTTCATGTCATTTACACTCAGTTCTTTTATGTTGTTTCTTTTTCTGCTGATGGAGAATAGAACAGACTGGAAGCAGCGCTATTATGTATTTATTCGTTTTTTGCTCAGGAGATATTATGGTCAGACATATGTAAAGGGACTATTGCCGATTGAGGTATCACATGAAAGTGTTTTAATGCATGTCTTCAGCAAATTTCATCGTGAAAAGAAACATCCTATTTATATTAAATATCCGGGAACACAAAGAAGGTCAATTGATGAGATGGATTGTCTGCACAGTTATTTCCATGAACGGGATGTCCAAAAGACAATCGGAGAAGTAGGCAGTGGTCCATCATAA
- a CDS encoding M23 family metallopeptidase — protein sequence MSKGIKQVRKSINERKRMRGLSQHGSTSKQVFPEFPQEEEKHGYVPMFHDSSAFNGTSGRKDKRISSLVVKALLSVTLFIAVALLFQADGEWLTKPKKWTGSVLTEEFPFASVNKWYQDTFGKPMAISPNQEPSTQDAIPLAMPVAGSVSESFQENGTGIMIRPGEQTSVTALRDGVVIFAGNLPDTGKTVIIQHADNSKTTYGYLSNINIHLYEPVNAKQKLGTFKPTTEKKTVYFAIEKNHTFIDPVQVIKVDDAS from the coding sequence ATGAGCAAAGGAATTAAACAAGTAAGAAAGTCAATCAATGAGCGGAAACGGATGCGGGGTTTAAGTCAGCATGGCAGCACTTCCAAACAGGTTTTTCCCGAATTCCCACAGGAGGAAGAAAAGCATGGGTATGTTCCCATGTTTCACGACAGCAGTGCATTCAATGGCACCTCCGGCAGAAAGGATAAACGGATTTCCTCCCTTGTTGTGAAAGCACTACTGTCTGTAACGTTGTTTATTGCGGTCGCATTATTATTCCAGGCTGATGGGGAATGGTTGACGAAACCTAAAAAATGGACAGGCAGTGTTCTAACGGAGGAGTTTCCATTTGCCAGCGTCAATAAGTGGTATCAGGATACATTTGGGAAGCCAATGGCAATATCCCCTAATCAGGAGCCGTCCACACAGGATGCAATACCGCTCGCAATGCCTGTTGCCGGAAGCGTTTCAGAATCTTTTCAGGAAAATGGGACAGGCATCATGATCAGACCGGGAGAACAGACAAGTGTGACCGCTTTGCGTGACGGTGTAGTCATCTTCGCCGGCAATCTTCCCGATACCGGTAAAACGGTAATTATCCAGCATGCTGACAACAGTAAAACAACTTATGGCTATTTAAGCAACATAAATATTCATTTGTACGAGCCCGTGAATGCCAAACAAAAGCTGGGAACGTTCAAACCGACAACCGAGAAAAAGACAGTTTATTTTGCAATCGAAAAGAATCATACATTTATTGACCCGGTTCAGGTGATTAAAGTTGACGATGCTTCGTAA
- the minD gene encoding septum site-determining protein MinD, with product MGEAIVVTSGKGGVGKTTTTANIGTALALMEKKVCLIDTDIGLRNLDVVMGLENRIIYDIVDVIEERCRLKQALIKDKRFEYLSLLPAAQTSDKSAVTKDGMLHIIEELKQEYDYIVIDCPAGIEQGFQNAIAGADKAIVVTTPEKSSVRDADRIIGLLENEEIESPKLVINRIRNHMMKSGDMLSIDDIIQILAIDLIGIVIDDDQVIKASNSGEPIAFQPNSKPSLAYRNIARRILGETVPLQSLEEEKGVFKKVKEFFGIRS from the coding sequence ATGGGTGAAGCAATTGTAGTTACTTCCGGCAAGGGTGGAGTTGGTAAAACAACGACGACAGCAAATATAGGTACAGCACTGGCATTGATGGAGAAAAAAGTTTGCCTGATTGATACAGATATCGGACTGCGGAATCTGGATGTTGTGATGGGACTGGAAAACCGGATAATCTATGATATTGTTGATGTTATTGAAGAGCGGTGCAGGCTGAAACAGGCGTTAATTAAGGATAAACGATTTGAATATCTATCATTGCTTCCGGCGGCACAGACGAGTGATAAATCCGCGGTAACAAAAGATGGAATGCTGCATATTATTGAAGAGCTTAAACAGGAATATGATTACATTGTCATTGACTGTCCTGCGGGAATTGAGCAAGGTTTTCAAAATGCAATCGCCGGCGCTGATAAAGCTATCGTCGTAACGACTCCTGAAAAGTCAAGTGTGCGCGATGCGGATCGCATTATAGGATTACTTGAGAATGAAGAAATTGAATCTCCTAAACTGGTAATCAACCGAATCCGAAACCACATGATGAAAAGCGGGGATATGCTGTCAATTGATGATATTATTCAAATTTTGGCAATTGATCTGATTGGTATTGTCATTGACGATGATCAAGTGATTAAGGCATCAAATAGCGGCGAACCAATTGCATTCCAGCCTAACTCAAAGCCTTCGTTAGCATATCGGAATATTGCACGAAGGATTTTGGGGGAAACTGTTCCGCTTCAGTCTTTGGAAGAGGAAAAAGGTGTATTTAAAAAAGTGAAAGAGTTTTTTGGAATACGTTCATAA
- the minC gene encoding septum site-determining protein MinC, with amino-acid sequence MPDNKQLITIKGTKEGLTLFINDACSFDEVLDELQEKLSVYKPNSDEPEVAVTVKLGNRYLNEQQKSQLDEFISNNNYFTVQTFDSDVIRKQDAISWKEESDVKTIHRIVRSGQVLEVTGDLLLIGDVNPGGTVVTTGNVFVMGSLLGIAHAGSNGDTDAVIAASYMKPGQLRIADYISRAPDYEADGVYMECGLIDGEQDKIVIDRLQALSHKRKDLSGFERRIQNG; translated from the coding sequence ATGCCGGACAACAAACAATTGATTACCATAAAAGGAACGAAAGAGGGGCTCACATTATTTATTAATGATGCATGTTCATTTGATGAAGTGCTGGATGAGCTGCAAGAAAAACTGTCGGTTTATAAGCCGAACAGTGATGAGCCCGAAGTAGCAGTTACTGTAAAACTCGGGAATCGTTATCTGAATGAACAGCAAAAATCACAACTGGACGAATTTATCAGCAATAACAACTATTTTACGGTCCAGACGTTCGATTCGGATGTAATTCGAAAGCAGGATGCAATTAGCTGGAAAGAAGAAAGTGACGTAAAAACAATACACCGTATCGTCAGGTCGGGACAGGTTTTGGAGGTTACAGGAGATTTATTATTGATTGGTGATGTTAACCCCGGTGGAACAGTGGTGACAACAGGCAATGTTTTTGTTATGGGGAGTCTGCTTGGGATTGCGCACGCAGGCTCAAATGGTGATACAGATGCCGTTATAGCCGCTTCCTACATGAAACCGGGACAACTGCGCATTGCAGATTATATTAGCCGTGCGCCTGACTATGAAGCTGACGGCGTTTATATGGAATGCGGCCTTATTGATGGGGAACAGGATAAAATTGTTATTGATCGTCTACAGGCTCTTTCACATAAACGAAAAGACCTAAGCGGGTTTGAAAGGAGAATTCAAAATGGGTGA
- the mreD gene encoding rod shape-determining protein MreD codes for MKRLIIPLILFLFLILEGVALELLPATLVKGNLVIVPHWVLAFLVMMAIFYDREDTYMSILYGLVFGLLIDVVYTGVLGVYMFTYALVIYIIHGLTKVLHANIFGTIVLGLTGLVLAEASINLIFSVVGLSEMEWGTYWLHRMLPTVLANLLFMLLLYPFMKRWLVDWRDDSNLRSKSVYL; via the coding sequence ATGAAGCGGCTTATTATACCACTTATTTTATTCCTGTTTCTGATACTGGAAGGGGTAGCATTGGAACTTCTTCCGGCCACACTTGTAAAAGGGAACTTGGTTATTGTCCCTCACTGGGTGCTGGCATTCCTGGTTATGATGGCTATCTTTTATGATCGGGAAGATACATATATGTCAATATTATATGGCTTGGTATTTGGTTTGCTTATTGACGTTGTGTATACAGGTGTTTTGGGAGTTTATATGTTCACGTACGCATTGGTTATCTATATTATTCACGGTCTGACAAAAGTACTGCATGCAAATATATTCGGCACCATTGTTCTGGGGTTAACAGGACTTGTGTTGGCCGAAGCCTCCATAAATCTGATTTTCTCTGTGGTGGGGTTATCTGAAATGGAGTGGGGTACTTACTGGTTACACCGGATGCTTCCAACAGTGTTGGCGAATTTATTGTTTATGCTGCTCTTGTATCCTTTTATGAAACGGTGGCTTGTTGATTGGCGGGACGATAGCAACCTGCGAAGTAAATCTGTGTACTTATAA